A single window of Halobacterium jilantaiense DNA harbors:
- a CDS encoding 50S ribosomal protein L37ae, with product MANQSSTGSAGRFGARYGRVSRRRVSDIEGTMNEDHACPDCGADKVSRQGTGIWQCGKCDYKYTGGAYQPQTPGGKTVTRSIRTALGESADGDDE from the coding sequence ATGGCTAACCAGAGCTCCACCGGGAGTGCCGGCCGGTTCGGCGCGCGCTACGGGCGCGTCTCGCGCCGCCGGGTCTCCGACATCGAGGGCACGATGAACGAAGACCACGCCTGCCCGGACTGCGGTGCCGACAAGGTCTCCCGACAGGGGACCGGCATCTGGCAGTGTGGCAAGTGCGACTACAAGTACACGGGCGGAGCGTACCAGCCCCAGACGCCCGGCGGCAAGACGGTCACGCGCTCGATTCGCACCGCGCTCGGTGAGAGTGCCGACGGCGACGACGAGTAA
- a CDS encoding DNA-directed RNA polymerase subunit P, translating into MAYKCSRCKRDVELDEYGGVRCPYCGHRVLLKERSRDVKEVNVE; encoded by the coding sequence ATGGCGTACAAGTGCTCCCGCTGCAAGCGTGACGTCGAACTCGACGAGTACGGGGGCGTGCGCTGTCCGTACTGCGGCCACCGCGTGCTCCTGAAGGAGCGCAGCCGCGACGTGAAGGAAGTCAACGTCGAGTAG
- a CDS encoding KEOPS complex subunit Pcc1, which translates to MTHSTELVFRYDSPAAASVVASSVAVEAGDIEGDRSEAVVDCDGDTVTVTVDATDLTALRAGQNTWLTLVEVAERAAESAGRRAE; encoded by the coding sequence GTGACGCACTCGACGGAGCTCGTTTTCCGGTACGACTCGCCCGCCGCTGCGTCCGTCGTCGCGAGCAGCGTCGCCGTCGAGGCGGGCGACATCGAGGGCGACCGCAGCGAGGCGGTCGTCGACTGCGACGGCGACACCGTGACCGTGACCGTCGACGCCACGGACTTGACGGCGCTGCGTGCCGGCCAGAACACGTGGCTCACGCTCGTCGAGGTGGCCGAGCGCGCGGCCGAGTCGGCCGGCCGCCGCGCCGAGTGA
- a CDS encoding prefoldin subunit beta — MQGNLPPEAQEKLETLQDLQEKAQNVAAQKQQAEQQLSEAETALDALGDIDEDTTMYREVGELLVETGYDDAHDDLDEKVSDLEVRVETLQKQEERVQEQFESLQEELQDMLGGAGGAMGGPSA, encoded by the coding sequence ATGCAGGGTAACCTACCGCCGGAAGCGCAGGAGAAACTCGAGACACTGCAGGACCTTCAGGAGAAGGCCCAGAACGTCGCGGCCCAGAAGCAGCAGGCCGAGCAGCAGCTCTCCGAGGCCGAGACGGCGCTCGACGCGCTCGGCGACATCGACGAGGACACCACGATGTACCGCGAGGTCGGCGAACTCCTCGTGGAGACGGGCTACGACGACGCGCACGACGACCTCGACGAGAAGGTCAGCGACCTCGAGGTCCGCGTCGAGACCCTCCAGAAGCAGGAGGAGCGCGTCCAGGAGCAGTTCGAGAGCCTCCAGGAGGAGCTCCAGGACATGCTCGGTGGCGCTGGCGGTGCGATGGGCGGCCCGAGCGCGTAA
- a CDS encoding DUF3194 domain-containing protein: MPTDEEVVETAAEAAEGLVLDRLRTSDVDDLDITVTFEDGVLDVDIYVRAPDADADVEQVADDGALAAQAAVDDLFADE; the protein is encoded by the coding sequence ATGCCGACCGACGAGGAGGTCGTGGAGACGGCCGCCGAAGCCGCCGAGGGCCTCGTCCTCGACCGGCTGCGGACCAGTGACGTAGACGACCTCGACATCACGGTGACGTTCGAGGACGGCGTGCTGGACGTGGACATCTACGTCCGGGCCCCGGACGCGGACGCCGACGTGGAGCAGGTCGCGGACGACGGCGCGCTCGCAGCGCAGGCGGCCGTCGACGACCTGTTCGCGGACGAGTAG
- a CDS encoding MBL fold metallo-hydrolase: MTAQLPPGVTHVDCSTLDMPNAYVVDDGETTLVDAGWPGDESTVRDGLRAADVEPGDVDRVLLTHSDADHVGTLARLTPELDAPVYVHEREVPYVAGDRLPPWTARNVVGALHRLYYRRLDLPDLPIRAVADGDTIGGFHAYHTPGHTPGHVAYVHEALSVAFLGDLVYGLGDRLKPTGWLTSHDAARVEDSVRTLCRRAPDFEYACPGHGPPLADGSNRLADALR, translated from the coding sequence ATGACGGCGCAGTTGCCGCCCGGCGTCACTCACGTCGACTGCTCGACTCTCGACATGCCGAACGCTTACGTCGTCGACGACGGCGAGACGACGCTCGTGGACGCCGGGTGGCCAGGTGACGAGTCGACCGTTCGAGACGGCCTGCGCGCTGCCGACGTCGAACCCGGCGACGTCGACCGCGTGCTGCTGACGCACTCCGACGCCGACCACGTCGGCACGCTCGCACGACTCACACCGGAACTGGACGCCCCGGTGTACGTCCACGAACGAGAGGTGCCGTACGTCGCTGGCGACCGGCTACCGCCGTGGACCGCTCGCAACGTCGTCGGGGCGCTCCACCGACTCTACTACCGACGACTCGACCTGCCCGACCTCCCGATTCGAGCCGTCGCCGATGGCGACACCATCGGGGGCTTCCACGCGTACCACACCCCGGGTCACACGCCCGGGCACGTCGCCTACGTCCACGAGGCCCTGTCCGTCGCGTTCCTCGGTGACCTGGTCTACGGACTCGGCGACAGACTGAAACCCACCGGCTGGCTCACGAGTCACGACGCCGCGCGAGTCGAGGACAGTGTCCGGACGCTGTGTCGCCGTGCACCCGACTTCGAGTACGCGTGTCCCGGACACGGACCCCCGCTCGCTGACGGTTCCAACCGGCTCGCCGACGCCCTCCGGTAA
- a CDS encoding DUF2070 family protein has product MTETQGELASLSKYIFRAPRWYTSVALSLVIAALAGVAAFDSQYILEDAWQGLFFIGVPTVVASLATTPVDRYFGGQLTYNRSSLLAVACEVVVVVVLVLAGVVAVLIPRFGQNFVFDALIAALALVFAVRFLVILAVSRNSLLVSAVPASVQTATAGLLLFVYSGTMNYLTEGGPLVPAYLSRPAQAPPEIQYAFAPEDFLLLAAMTGLYGGVAYGFVLAIDRPWKRSLGVSVLDFVGGFIGHIAEGTRELEDFFEQIGEEAVVPVTVLSFRRTSDETEKARFVLPMIHPGPMGEIGGGNLPQRVAESASGLAFPPHATAGHDFNLVTEREVDTLVDAAADAHETIEYSDTATRPVRVQEGEAKLLAQAFDDKALLVSTYAPKFADDVEYAVGLSAAAEARVEGMDDVLLVDAHNSNNGLEGDDLGHVYPGSERSFQMIQAAGTAARELRDAEESVMRLGVAWDRTPWRPSDGIGPLGVRVSVLETGGDRTAYVLVDGNNMEPGLRDELMDALDAVGVDHAEIMTTDTHIVNTVESSNQVGAAIDWDDLTDVVVDLAEEAVDDLEPVEAGMASERAEVTVFGNDRTETLASHANAVIAMGGAVAGLAVLATVTISVLVFFLT; this is encoded by the coding sequence ATGACCGAGACCCAGGGCGAACTAGCGAGCCTCTCGAAGTACATCTTCCGCGCCCCACGCTGGTACACGAGCGTCGCGCTCTCGCTCGTCATCGCCGCGCTCGCGGGCGTCGCGGCCTTCGACAGCCAGTACATTCTGGAGGACGCCTGGCAGGGCCTCTTCTTCATCGGCGTCCCGACGGTCGTCGCGAGTCTCGCCACCACGCCCGTCGACCGCTACTTCGGCGGGCAACTCACGTACAACCGCTCCTCGCTGCTCGCGGTCGCCTGCGAAGTGGTGGTGGTGGTCGTGCTCGTGCTGGCGGGCGTCGTCGCCGTCCTGATTCCGCGGTTCGGCCAGAACTTCGTCTTCGACGCGCTCATCGCCGCGCTCGCGCTCGTCTTCGCGGTCCGGTTCCTCGTCATCCTCGCGGTCTCCCGGAACTCCCTGCTGGTGTCCGCGGTGCCGGCGAGCGTCCAGACCGCCACCGCCGGCCTGCTGCTGTTCGTCTACAGCGGCACCATGAACTACCTCACCGAGGGCGGCCCGCTGGTGCCGGCGTACCTCTCCCGGCCGGCGCAGGCACCCCCGGAAATCCAGTACGCGTTCGCGCCCGAGGACTTCCTGTTGCTCGCCGCGATGACCGGACTGTACGGCGGCGTCGCCTACGGCTTCGTGCTCGCCATCGACCGCCCGTGGAAACGCAGCCTCGGCGTCAGCGTGCTGGACTTCGTCGGCGGCTTCATCGGCCACATCGCCGAAGGCACCCGGGAGCTCGAGGACTTCTTCGAGCAGATCGGCGAGGAGGCCGTCGTCCCCGTCACCGTCCTGTCCTTCCGCCGGACAAGCGACGAGACCGAGAAGGCCCGCTTCGTGCTGCCGATGATTCACCCCGGACCGATGGGTGAAATCGGCGGCGGGAACCTCCCCCAGCGGGTCGCAGAGTCCGCCTCGGGGCTGGCGTTCCCACCGCACGCCACCGCCGGCCACGACTTCAACCTCGTCACCGAGCGCGAGGTCGACACGCTCGTCGACGCCGCCGCCGACGCCCACGAGACCATCGAGTACAGCGACACGGCCACCCGTCCCGTTCGCGTTCAGGAGGGTGAAGCGAAACTCCTCGCGCAGGCCTTCGACGACAAGGCGCTGCTCGTCTCCACGTACGCGCCCAAGTTCGCCGACGACGTCGAGTACGCCGTCGGGCTGTCGGCGGCCGCCGAAGCCCGGGTCGAGGGGATGGACGACGTCCTGCTCGTGGACGCCCACAACTCCAACAACGGTCTGGAAGGCGACGACCTCGGCCACGTCTACCCCGGCAGCGAGCGCTCGTTCCAGATGATTCAGGCGGCCGGCACAGCGGCCCGGGAACTCCGGGACGCCGAGGAGTCCGTCATGCGCCTCGGCGTCGCCTGGGACCGCACGCCCTGGCGGCCGAGCGACGGTATCGGCCCGCTCGGTGTCCGTGTCTCCGTTCTGGAGACCGGCGGCGACCGCACCGCGTACGTGCTCGTCGACGGCAACAACATGGAGCCCGGGCTCCGCGACGAACTCATGGACGCTCTGGACGCCGTCGGCGTCGACCACGCCGAAATCATGACGACGGACACGCACATCGTCAACACCGTCGAATCCTCGAACCAGGTCGGGGCCGCCATCGACTGGGACGACCTCACGGACGTCGTCGTCGACCTCGCCGAGGAAGCCGTCGACGACCTCGAACCGGTCGAAGCCGGGATGGCCAGCGAGCGCGCCGAAGTCACCGTCTTCGGTAACGACCGCACGGAGACGCTCGCCAGCCACGCCAACGCCGTCATCGCGATGGGTGGTGCCGTCGCCGGTCTCGCCGTCCTCGCGACGGTCACCATCAGCGTCCTCGTCTTCTTCCTCACGTAG
- a CDS encoding GMP synthase subunit A, translated as MTRILVVDNHGQFTHLEHRLLRDMDGVDVELVDNTTPPEDIEADGLVLSGGPDMDDVGNCREYLDLDVPVLGICLGLQLIADELGGRVESGDYGGYADVDVRIQDETDPVVGSLAPETRVWASHADEVVELPEGFTRTADSDICGVEAMGDADRDLYGVQWHPEVAHTEEGEAVFENFVDVCAE; from the coding sequence ATGACGCGCATCCTCGTCGTCGACAACCACGGGCAGTTCACCCACCTGGAGCACCGCCTGCTCCGGGACATGGACGGGGTGGACGTCGAACTCGTGGACAACACGACACCCCCCGAGGACATCGAGGCGGACGGCCTCGTGCTGTCCGGCGGCCCCGACATGGACGACGTCGGCAACTGTCGCGAGTACCTCGACCTCGACGTCCCGGTCCTCGGCATCTGTCTCGGCCTCCAACTGATTGCGGACGAACTCGGCGGCCGCGTCGAGTCCGGCGACTACGGCGGCTACGCGGACGTCGACGTCCGCATCCAGGACGAGACCGACCCCGTCGTCGGGTCGCTCGCACCCGAGACCCGCGTGTGGGCGAGCCACGCCGACGAAGTCGTCGAACTCCCCGAGGGCTTCACGCGGACCGCGGACAGCGACATCTGCGGCGTCGAAGCGATGGGGGACGCCGACCGCGACCTCTACGGCGTCCAGTGGCACCCCGAAGTCGCGCACACCGAGGAAGGCGAAGCGGTCTTCGAGAACTTCGTCGACGTCTGCGCGGAGTGA
- a CDS encoding DUF7097 family protein produces the protein MKKTPSGTAVGVEDPYEHAGVCDYATGDGKCRYAFEFPEQDREFAAERRAEEFRCPVADGDWAWADCPHYRCRQRDRECVRCGLEERRRAHDDERPLLEEHHLAYDSDEDVGHEITVYLCRWCHAKVHDSWARVDDDANPDPDAIAAAESRRSDEQSELGFESAAERFDTEDHET, from the coding sequence ATGAAGAAGACGCCGTCCGGGACGGCCGTCGGGGTCGAAGACCCCTACGAGCACGCCGGCGTCTGCGACTACGCCACCGGCGACGGCAAGTGCCGGTACGCCTTCGAGTTCCCCGAGCAGGACCGCGAGTTCGCCGCCGAGCGCCGCGCCGAGGAGTTCCGGTGCCCGGTCGCGGACGGCGACTGGGCGTGGGCGGACTGCCCGCACTACCGCTGCCGGCAGCGCGACCGCGAGTGCGTGCGCTGCGGGCTCGAAGAGCGCCGGCGCGCCCACGACGACGAGCGCCCGCTGCTCGAGGAACACCACCTCGCGTACGACAGCGACGAGGACGTCGGCCACGAGATAACAGTCTACCTCTGCCGGTGGTGTCACGCGAAGGTCCACGACTCGTGGGCGCGCGTGGACGACGACGCGAACCCGGACCCGGACGCCATCGCGGCGGCCGAGAGCCGCCGGAGCGACGAGCAGTCGGAACTCGGCTTCGAGTCGGCGGCCGAGCGCTTCGACACGGAGGACCACGAGACGTGA
- a CDS encoding DUF192 domain-containing protein, whose translation MHVRHDPGSGDVRTLASSVDTADSTLAQARGLMFRRSIPDDYALVFPFGDAGVRDAHMVFVPFDIDALWVENEEVQHVETMSAWAGRAEARCDTLVELPAGAASGVSVGDRVWVED comes from the coding sequence GTGCACGTCCGCCACGACCCCGGGAGCGGCGACGTCCGGACGCTCGCCAGCAGCGTCGACACCGCCGACTCCACGCTCGCGCAGGCCCGCGGCCTGATGTTCCGCCGGTCGATTCCCGACGACTACGCGCTCGTGTTCCCGTTCGGGGACGCCGGCGTCCGGGACGCTCACATGGTGTTCGTCCCGTTCGATATCGACGCTCTCTGGGTGGAAAACGAGGAAGTCCAGCACGTCGAGACGATGAGCGCGTGGGCCGGCCGCGCGGAAGCGCGCTGTGACACGCTCGTCGAGCTCCCGGCCGGTGCGGCCAGCGGCGTCAGCGTCGGCGACCGCGTCTGGGTCGAGGACTAG
- a CDS encoding S1C family serine protease codes for MTDSMPSRRDVLRLGAGALAAGVAGCSGAPTNQETTVATTDGTTTGDPSTTRSGDVSPYTRVYRESIDSVVLVRTDSGQGTGWVYDDAVVVTNEHVVGPAEEVDVRFNDGEWRAGTVLGTDAHSDLAAIRVADRPADATPLPLADAAPVVGQEVVAIGNPFALSGSATTGVVSGTDRAIPAPTGYRIPDAVQTDAAVNPGNSGGPLMSLDSEVVAVINSGGGDNIAFGISAALTERVVPGLVADGDYQHAYIGLSFTAVTPAVAEANDLDEARGLLVVSVDPTGPSAGVMQGSDGTAFVDGRQVRTGGDVVLSVDGTTVQTFEDLLSLLALQTSPGDTATVAYLRDGERRTADIELGVRSET; via the coding sequence GTGACAGATTCCATGCCGAGCCGACGCGACGTTCTCCGGCTGGGAGCGGGCGCGCTTGCGGCCGGGGTGGCGGGCTGCAGCGGGGCACCGACGAATCAGGAGACCACGGTGGCGACGACCGACGGCACGACGACTGGCGACCCGTCGACCACGCGGTCGGGCGACGTGAGCCCGTACACGCGGGTCTACCGCGAGAGCATCGACTCCGTGGTGCTGGTCCGGACCGACTCGGGCCAGGGGACGGGGTGGGTGTACGACGACGCCGTCGTGGTGACGAACGAGCACGTCGTCGGGCCGGCCGAGGAGGTGGACGTCCGGTTCAACGACGGCGAGTGGCGGGCGGGCACCGTTCTGGGCACCGACGCGCACAGCGACCTGGCGGCGATTCGCGTCGCGGACCGGCCTGCGGACGCGACGCCGCTGCCGCTGGCTGACGCGGCCCCCGTGGTCGGCCAGGAAGTGGTCGCCATCGGGAATCCGTTCGCGCTCAGCGGGTCCGCGACGACGGGCGTGGTGAGCGGCACCGACCGCGCGATTCCCGCGCCGACCGGCTACCGCATCCCGGACGCGGTCCAGACCGACGCGGCCGTGAACCCCGGGAACAGCGGCGGGCCGCTGATGTCTCTGGACAGCGAGGTGGTCGCGGTCATCAATTCGGGCGGCGGGGACAACATCGCGTTCGGCATCTCGGCGGCGCTCACCGAGCGCGTCGTGCCGGGGCTCGTCGCGGACGGCGACTACCAGCACGCCTACATCGGGCTGTCGTTCACGGCGGTGACGCCGGCCGTCGCGGAGGCCAACGACCTCGACGAGGCACGAGGCCTCCTCGTGGTGTCCGTCGACCCGACCGGGCCGTCCGCTGGCGTTATGCAGGGAAGTGACGGCACCGCGTTCGTCGACGGCCGGCAGGTGCGGACCGGCGGTGACGTGGTGCTGTCGGTCGATGGTACGACCGTCCAGACGTTCGAGGACCTGCTGAGTCTGCTCGCACTCCAGACCAGTCCCGGTGACACGGCCACTGTGGCGTACCTCCGGGACGGCGAGCGCCGGACGGCGGACATCGAGTTGGGCGTGCGCTCGGAGACCTAG
- a CDS encoding AAA family ATPase has protein sequence MDVTSVRDECDAVLSEVESAVITDREFLETVLVGFLADGHVLLEDVPGTGKTLTARSVATALGLEFSRVQFTPDLLPTDVLGTHVFNEKTREFEFQPGPIFANVVLADEINRAPPKTQAALLEAMEEGQATIDGETMELPDPFFVIATQNPVDQEGTFPLPEAQMDRFVAKAGIGYPDEAGELDLLRRRAGRDTRSPTVEPVLDDERVQAVKQAPEDVRVEGDLLQYMVSIARATREDRRVDVGVSPRGTQRLFEAARARAAVKGREYVVPEDVKRLAPNVLAHRLVLTPDAAVENVAKRDIVDSVLDDVSVPTVEA, from the coding sequence ATGGACGTCACCAGCGTGCGTGACGAGTGCGACGCCGTCCTGAGCGAAGTGGAGTCCGCGGTCATCACCGACCGCGAGTTCCTCGAAACGGTCCTCGTCGGCTTCCTCGCCGACGGCCACGTCCTCCTCGAAGACGTCCCCGGCACCGGGAAGACGCTGACTGCGCGGAGCGTCGCGACGGCGCTCGGCCTCGAGTTCAGCCGCGTGCAGTTCACCCCGGACCTGCTGCCGACGGACGTGCTGGGCACTCACGTCTTCAACGAGAAGACCCGGGAGTTCGAGTTCCAGCCCGGCCCCATCTTCGCGAACGTGGTGCTGGCGGACGAGATCAACCGCGCGCCGCCGAAGACGCAGGCGGCGCTCCTCGAAGCGATGGAGGAGGGGCAGGCGACCATCGACGGCGAGACGATGGAGCTGCCGGACCCGTTTTTCGTCATCGCGACCCAGAACCCCGTCGACCAGGAGGGGACGTTCCCGCTCCCGGAGGCGCAGATGGACCGGTTCGTGGCGAAGGCCGGCATCGGCTACCCGGACGAGGCGGGCGAACTCGACCTGCTCCGGCGGCGCGCGGGCCGCGACACCCGGAGCCCGACCGTCGAGCCGGTGCTGGACGACGAGCGCGTGCAGGCCGTGAAGCAGGCACCCGAGGACGTGCGCGTCGAGGGCGACCTCCTCCAGTACATGGTGTCCATCGCGCGTGCGACCCGCGAGGACCGCCGCGTCGACGTCGGCGTGAGCCCCCGGGGCACCCAGCGGCTGTTCGAGGCGGCGCGAGCCCGGGCCGCGGTGAAGGGCCGCGAGTACGTCGTGCCGGAGGACGTGAAGCGCCTCGCGCCGAACGTGCTCGCCCACCGGCTCGTGCTGACGCCGGACGCGGCCGTCGAGAACGTCGCGAAACGCGACATCGTTGACAGCGTCCTCGACGACGTTTCGGTCCCGACCGTCGAGGCCTGA